The genomic interval AAAGGTATTGCTTACTTGCACGAGGAATGCCAACAAAGAATCGTTCATTATGATATCAAGCCCGGTAATATTCTTGTCGATGCAAACTTCTCCCCTAAAGTTGCAGATTTTGGGCTTGCAAAGCCTTGTAACAGGGATGAAACCCATGTCAGTGTCTCTTGCTATCGGGGGACTCCCGGATACTCGGCACCGGAGTTTATGTTGAAGAATCATCCAATAACACATAAATGTGATGTTTATAGCTTTGGGATGGTATTGTTTGAGATAGTTGGGAGGAGGAGGAACACTGGTACTGCTAGTCCTGATCAGAGCCTAGATTGGTTCCCAAAACAAGTTTGGGAAGAGCATGAGAAAAATGAGTTAGAAGCAATGACTGTGGCTTGTGGAATTGGAGAGAAGGATAGGGAGAAAGCAATAAGAATGGCCATGGTTGCTTTGTGGTGTGTTCAAGACTCGCCGGAGGCTCGGCCGCTGATGAGTGTGGTGGTGAAGATGTTGGAGGGAGGAGTGGAGATCATGCAGCCTccaaaaccatttcattatttGTATATAGTAGCGATTAAGCCACCTCCAGAAACTAGTACTGCTGGTTTGGATCATGACTCAACAGCAAGAAGTACTGGATCAGGAATTAATTCTTATTGGAACAAGGATTCTACCGGCCCACTCATGACTAAATATGAAATACAGATAGCTAGTTCTTAAATAGAAAAATCTCCTGTTTCCCCAAATTAAAGCTTGtcttttttcaataataaaaaaaagtttttatcttttcattttagctttttataaatttgtgaCGTATATATGAGTTTGTAAAGTCTATGAAGTCAATATTACTAGCACTTCCGTTTCTTTGATTGCTTTAACGTTCGCATATATATTACTCACATTGCTGCTAGCTATTCATTTAgattatttgaaattatatcAGCCGAATATTAACCAAAACTCAAAAGGAAGCTCTAGGAAGTGGCCGGAGTTTCAAAATAACTTGCCTTCGGGCATGAAATATGAAGAGTTATTGGAGGACCCGTCTTGATCAtagatttatattaaaaaagaaaaataatttatgcacgacatttttatgttttaaatgaatggtatttttataaaatactttacggaagtaacattattttatagaaatatatactttttatcatacaacatttttataaaatatgttatgaaaatatcttgtgtatatcattactcaagcATTTTGTAAGGTATGGAATTTGAAAGTTAATATGTatcgagcttttttttttcaaaaatcaaatattatcatatccGAAAAATTGTGAACGTCCCGTGCACATTCCGCATACGACTATCCGTGCACCGATCATTTCCTTCACTGAATAGCCCACTCGGTTCCGTCAACGAAGATGGGCCTAAGCTTGGTGGAGCC from Juglans microcarpa x Juglans regia isolate MS1-56 chromosome 4S, Jm3101_v1.0, whole genome shotgun sequence carries:
- the LOC121263555 gene encoding rust resistance kinase Lr10-like isoform X1; the protein is MSTVPSSQSEPDSIPSGPNFDVIIAVSVVMSLLTVLAVIGGISLYIAKKFKREHLSHITTDLRTIVALPANNVQVPVWEVDISPTMEKFLQEVAREKPVRFTDVQLCNFTKDYSTILGAGGFGVVYKGKFPNGVEIAVKVLNRRQARSTAEDQFMAEVGTISRTCHINLVRLYGFCHDQFMSALVFECMDNGSLDKYLFGSKQEIEWEKLHEIAVGTGKGIAYLHEECQQRIVHYDIKPGNILVDANFSPKVADFGLAKPCNRDETHVSVSCYRGTPGYSAPEFMLKNHPITHKCDVYSFGMVLFEIVGRRRNTGTASPDQSLDWFPKQVWEEHEKNELEAMTVACGIGEKDREKAIRMAMVALWCVQDSPEARPLMSVVVKMLEGGVEIMQPPKPFHYLYIVAIKPPPETSTAGLDHDSTARSTGSGINSYWNKDSTGPLMTKYEIQIASS
- the LOC121263555 gene encoding rust resistance kinase Lr10-like isoform X2, with translation MSLLTVLAVIGGISLYIAKKFKREHLSHITTDLRTIVALPANNVQVPVWEVDISPTMEKFLQEVAREKPVRFTDVQLCNFTKDYSTILGAGGFGVVYKGKFPNGVEIAVKVLNRRQARSTAEDQFMAEVGTISRTCHINLVRLYGFCHDQFMSALVFECMDNGSLDKYLFGSKQEIEWEKLHEIAVGTGKGIAYLHEECQQRIVHYDIKPGNILVDANFSPKVADFGLAKPCNRDETHVSVSCYRGTPGYSAPEFMLKNHPITHKCDVYSFGMVLFEIVGRRRNTGTASPDQSLDWFPKQVWEEHEKNELEAMTVACGIGEKDREKAIRMAMVALWCVQDSPEARPLMSVVVKMLEGGVEIMQPPKPFHYLYIVAIKPPPETSTAGLDHDSTARSTGSGINSYWNKDSTGPLMTKYEIQIASS
- the LOC121263555 gene encoding rust resistance kinase Lr10-like isoform X3; translation: MEKFLQEVAREKPVRFTDVQLCNFTKDYSTILGAGGFGVVYKGKFPNGVEIAVKVLNRRQARSTAEDQFMAEVGTISRTCHINLVRLYGFCHDQFMSALVFECMDNGSLDKYLFGSKQEIEWEKLHEIAVGTGKGIAYLHEECQQRIVHYDIKPGNILVDANFSPKVADFGLAKPCNRDETHVSVSCYRGTPGYSAPEFMLKNHPITHKCDVYSFGMVLFEIVGRRRNTGTASPDQSLDWFPKQVWEEHEKNELEAMTVACGIGEKDREKAIRMAMVALWCVQDSPEARPLMSVVVKMLEGGVEIMQPPKPFHYLYIVAIKPPPETSTAGLDHDSTARSTGSGINSYWNKDSTGPLMTKYEIQIASS